The following are from one region of the Mangifera indica cultivar Alphonso chromosome 14, CATAS_Mindica_2.1, whole genome shotgun sequence genome:
- the LOC123197000 gene encoding early nodulin-like protein 1 codes for MEFNRFRSCLFVMLLGLISSCHAYKFYVGGKDGWVLKPSENYNHWAERMRFQVNDTLYFKYNKDSNSVLVVNKDDYFSCNTKNPVQSFSDGDSVFHFSRSGPHYFISGNADNCNKGQKVIVVVMAVRHHHHHAPPTPSPAAASPVVSPSPASHPSLSPPVESPQTSTPPSTLTEPPKSPSDVEIPAPTPSKSGSVGLASSLGSALGFSVVASVVLGSLIGVL; via the exons ATGGAGTTTAATAGATTTCGTAGCTGTTTGTTTGTTATGTTGTTGGGTTTGATCAGCTCTTGTCACGCCTACAAGTTTTATGTTGGTGGCAAAGATGGCTGGGTTTTAAAACCCTCCGAGAATTACAATCACTGGGCTGAAAGAATGAGGTTTCAAGTAAATGATACTCTCT attTTAAATACAACAAAGATTCAAACTCCGTCTTGGTGGTAAACAAAGATGATTACTTCTCATGCAACACAAAAAACCCAGTACAATCCTTTTCAGACGGGGACTCAGTCTTCCACTTCAGTCGCTCAGGTCCACACTACTTCATCAGCGGCAATGCTGACAACTGCAACAAAGGCCAGAAGGTCATCGTTGTTGTTATGGCCGTGAGACATCACCACCACCATGCTCCTCCGACTCCTTCTCCTGCAGCAGCCTCACCAGTTGTTTCTCCATCTCCTGCATCTCATCCTAGTTTGTCACCTCCGGTGGAGTCTCCACAGACTAGTACTCCGCCGTCTACTCTTACGGAGCCACCGAAGTCTCCGTCGGATGTAGAAATTCCGGCGCCGACTCCTTCAAAATCTGGTTCAGTGGGATTAGCCAGTTCTCTTGGGTCAGCTTTGGGATTCAGCGTTGTAGCGAGTGTGGTTTTAGGTAGCTTAATTGGGGtgctttag